One genomic region from Roseinatronobacter sp. S2 encodes:
- a CDS encoding YafY family protein translates to MKFLRLFSVLDHLRAARRPVSAQALAQRLGVSTRTIYRDIASLQAIGAPIRGESGLGYQLEQGYFLPPLQFDAEETEAIMLGLRLLMARRGSGLQGAAQRATGKVATALGSEGGARFQNLTLLAVSRQRETDHRADAWGGIIRAAIRERKIMELAYHSLDGRRSVRRIHPLGLTLFDDVWLLTAWCEGAQDFRNFRLDRIATFKDTDEKFRPQSGQLFRDYLENL, encoded by the coding sequence ATGAAATTTCTTCGCCTGTTCTCAGTCCTTGATCATCTTCGCGCCGCGCGCCGGCCTGTTTCGGCACAGGCATTGGCGCAACGGCTAGGGGTTTCCACCCGCACGATCTATCGTGACATTGCAAGCCTGCAGGCGATTGGTGCGCCAATCCGCGGGGAGTCCGGTCTGGGGTATCAGTTGGAGCAGGGCTATTTCCTGCCGCCACTTCAGTTTGATGCCGAAGAAACCGAAGCCATCATGCTGGGTCTGCGCCTGCTTATGGCCCGGCGGGGCAGTGGATTACAGGGCGCCGCGCAACGGGCCACGGGCAAGGTTGCAACAGCGTTGGGTTCCGAGGGTGGCGCACGGTTTCAGAACCTGACGCTTCTGGCCGTATCGCGCCAGCGCGAAACCGACCACCGCGCCGACGCGTGGGGCGGGATCATCCGTGCGGCAATCCGCGAACGCAAGATAATGGAGCTGGCCTATCACAGTCTGGACGGGCGCAGGAGTGTGCGGCGCATTCACCCGCTGGGGTTAACGCTGTTCGATGATGTCTGGCTTCTGACTGCCTGGTGCGAGGGCGCGCAAGATTTCCGAAATTTCAGGCTGGACCGGATCGCAACTTTCAAAGACACCGATGAGAAGTTCCGCCCACAGTCAGGGCAACTGTTCAGGGACTATCTTGAAAACCTATAG
- a CDS encoding NAD(P)-dependent oxidoreductase, whose product MKKSLRLGFIGLGIMGRPMVERLLSLGWRVTVWNLEAEMAQPALNAGAKWANSPREVRENSDVVMICVLDAKAVENCCFGKGGLAFANDGAGILVDFSTMNPDSTISLAHKLQEKTDMAWIDAPISGGPEPAAEGKLTLMAGGRVDAFERVKPILADLASNVTLMGPLSSGQAAKVINQAIVGTCYTLMAEVLAISRASGIDAAHLPACLEGGLADSVILQRIFPQMEQRAFDPPKSFARQLNKDMQNLKRFCHELDLDLPLINAAIVRYSEFLAQGNEFSDSASISRLYE is encoded by the coding sequence ATGAAAAAATCCCTCCGGCTTGGTTTCATTGGTTTGGGCATCATGGGCCGACCGATGGTAGAGCGCCTGCTGTCCCTTGGGTGGCGGGTGACGGTCTGGAACCTTGAAGCCGAAATGGCGCAGCCAGCGTTGAACGCGGGTGCGAAATGGGCAAACTCTCCGCGTGAAGTGCGTGAAAACAGCGATGTGGTGATGATTTGCGTGCTGGATGCCAAGGCCGTGGAAAACTGCTGCTTTGGCAAGGGCGGGCTTGCATTTGCCAATGACGGTGCCGGTATTCTTGTTGATTTTTCCACCATGAACCCCGATAGCACCATATCGCTTGCCCACAAACTGCAAGAGAAAACTGATATGGCCTGGATTGATGCACCGATTTCGGGGGGGCCAGAGCCGGCGGCGGAAGGCAAGCTGACCCTTATGGCAGGCGGGCGGGTCGACGCCTTTGAGCGTGTAAAGCCCATCCTGGCTGACCTTGCAAGCAACGTAACGCTTATGGGGCCACTAAGCAGCGGGCAGGCAGCGAAAGTCATCAATCAGGCCATCGTTGGCACCTGTTATACCCTGATGGCCGAGGTGCTGGCGATTTCACGCGCGTCCGGCATAGATGCCGCACATCTGCCTGCCTGCCTTGAGGGAGGGCTTGCCGACAGCGTTATCCTGCAACGTATTTTTCCGCAAATGGAACAGCGTGCTTTCGATCCGCCCAAAAGCTTCGCAAGGCAGCTTAACAAGGATATGCAGAACCTGAAAAGGTTTTGTCACGAACTGGACCTTGACCTGCCACTGATCAATGCAGCCATTGTCCGGTATTCGGAATTTCTGGCACAAGGGAACGAATTCTCTGACAGTGCGTCCATTTCACGGCTGTATGAGTGA
- a CDS encoding amidohydrolase, with translation MPEIIDAHQHFWDIEHNFLPWLCDPVPIPFRYGDYSGLRRNYLPEHYRTDCAGHSVIGSVCIEAEWDPSDPYGEVQWLSEVIRAGKLNSVIVAQAWLDRPDIADVLEHHAANPFVRGIRHKPRVSSRPGAPAKGTPGSMTDPKWISGFSMLARHGLSFDLQVPWWHLSDAARLAVKHPDTLLIVNHTGLPSDRSKDGLAHWYSAMRNLSEMENIAVKISGLGVAGRPWKRADNAAIVLDTIDLFGTERCMFASNFPVDNLVGSFHTIMTGFSEIVSQFSTAERVALFSGNARRLYRMDSDKGTAALT, from the coding sequence GTGCCTGAGATCATCGACGCACACCAGCATTTCTGGGACATTGAGCACAACTTTCTGCCTTGGCTGTGTGATCCTGTTCCAATTCCCTTCCGATACGGCGATTACTCCGGTCTTCGACGTAATTACCTGCCGGAACACTATCGCACCGATTGCGCAGGACATTCTGTAATAGGATCAGTGTGCATCGAGGCGGAATGGGACCCCAGCGACCCCTATGGCGAGGTTCAATGGCTGTCTGAAGTGATCCGCGCAGGCAAACTGAACAGCGTCATTGTCGCGCAGGCCTGGCTTGACCGCCCGGATATCGCTGACGTTCTTGAACACCATGCCGCCAACCCGTTCGTGCGCGGGATACGGCACAAGCCGCGGGTTTCCTCAAGACCCGGCGCGCCCGCCAAAGGAACTCCCGGGTCCATGACGGACCCGAAATGGATTAGCGGGTTTTCAATGCTCGCCCGCCATGGGCTGTCCTTCGATCTTCAGGTTCCCTGGTGGCACTTATCAGATGCAGCCAGACTTGCGGTCAAACACCCCGACACGCTGCTCATAGTGAATCACACGGGGTTGCCATCTGACCGCAGCAAAGACGGATTGGCGCATTGGTATTCCGCAATGCGGAATTTGTCCGAAATGGAGAATATTGCGGTGAAAATTTCAGGGCTTGGCGTCGCGGGGCGACCGTGGAAACGCGCCGACAATGCCGCTATCGTGCTTGACACAATTGATCTGTTTGGCACTGAACGCTGTATGTTTGCCAGCAATTTTCCGGTCGACAATCTGGTCGGCAGCTTTCACACTATCATGACGGGGTTCTCCGAGATCGTGTCACAATTCTCAACTGCGGAGCGAGTCGCGCTCTTCAGCGGGAACGCCCGGCGACTATACAGAATGGATTCTGACAAGGGCACAGCGGCGTTAACATGA
- a CDS encoding GntR family transcriptional regulator codes for MTYSSSMNDVTHGEGTLSDNMPAKSGRRGKLHGEAVGSLRKLILTGELPPGMRLKENLLSEQIGVSRTPIREAFRTLAAEGLIELLPNRSVLVAPLDANGIEDLYLVFGTLEGLAGELACSRITPEEITEIGRLLSEMAALHEAGQRAPYMHANHRIHERVVEIANNPVLSTLWQSLVPRVERARGLANLDNNRWTAALHEHFKMFAALAARDGPLLARLTREHFQNGLPTIKDATEDQP; via the coding sequence GTGACTTATTCTTCATCCATGAATGATGTAACGCATGGCGAAGGCACCCTTTCTGACAATATGCCTGCGAAATCAGGACGCCGCGGCAAGCTGCATGGCGAGGCCGTCGGAAGCCTGCGCAAACTGATCCTTACGGGAGAATTGCCGCCGGGTATGCGCCTTAAGGAGAATCTGCTCAGCGAACAGATCGGGGTGTCGCGGACCCCGATTCGCGAGGCGTTTCGCACATTGGCCGCCGAAGGACTTATAGAACTTCTGCCCAATCGCAGCGTGCTGGTCGCGCCGCTGGATGCTAACGGAATAGAAGATCTGTATCTTGTATTCGGCACGTTGGAGGGGCTGGCAGGGGAACTGGCATGCAGTCGCATAACACCCGAAGAAATAACAGAAATTGGCAGACTTCTAAGCGAGATGGCCGCCCTGCATGAAGCCGGACAACGCGCGCCCTATATGCACGCCAATCATCGCATTCACGAGCGGGTGGTTGAAATAGCCAACAACCCCGTTCTAAGCACGCTTTGGCAAAGTCTGGTGCCCCGTGTAGAGCGCGCCCGGGGGCTGGCGAATTTGGATAACAACCGTTGGACCGCTGCACTTCATGAGCATTTCAAGATGTTTGCCGCGCTTGCAGCCCGTGACGGGCCATTGCTTGCAAGGCTTACCCGAGAGCATTTCCAGAACGGCCTGCCCACAATCAAGGATGCGACAGAAGATCAGCCCTGA